AGTGCCCTTGAGATGTGTGGGAAGGTGGGAACGGCCATGCGATTGCGTGCGATTGGATTGATGCTGCTGGGCGCCCTTGTGGCAGGCGGTCTGCGCCCGACCTGGGGGCAGGAGACGTTCAAGATCGGCCAGATCTTCGACGCCCATCGCGTGAAGCTGGGGGGCCTCGAGCGCACCGTTGCGCTGCGCGTGTTCAAGATGGTGCCGGCGGGTGACGAGTTCTTCACCTACGCCCAGCTCGTGACACTCGACGGTGCCGCAAGCCAGGCCCACGTGATCTACGAGGGCCCGCAGGTGGGTACGACCGACAAGGAACCGTACCGCTTCGTGCAAGGCCCCGCGGGAACCGAGCGCATCGACTTCGTGGGCGACATCGATGGAGACGGCGCCACCGAGGTCGTCTCGGCGCGCATGCAGTCAGACGTGCGCCCCCCCACCTGGCGGGTCTACCGCTGGAGCGGCAAGGCCTTCACGTTCGTGCGCAGCGCACGCCTCATGGGAACGCCCGACGCGAAGACCTTCTCGTGGAGCACGCGCGACATCACCGCGACCCTGAAGATGCCCTGGGTGAGCCGCGTGATCCGCGCCGCGGGCAGCGGGCAGATCGAGGCCGAGATCACGAGCTACGACGGGCAGAGCACGATGAAGCAGGGAACCGCGGTTCTGCAGGCCCAGGGCAGCGCGGGCTACCGTGTCGTGCGATGGATCAAGCCGCTGACCATCATGCGGTGAACCCGCGCGAGCTGCGGCCGCTCAGCGCACCGGCGTCGGGGGCGCTGAGGGGGGCGGCGACGCTGGAGAGGTGGGCCCCGGAACGATCGGGGGGTTCTTGAGGAAGGCGTACATCTGATCGCGCGCGTGCGGGTTGAAGAGCACGCCCACGTGCCCGCCGTGCTCAAAGATGCGCGCGGCCTGATCGGGTGCCGGCGCTGATTCGAGGGCGCGGAACGCGGCCACGTTGGCCGGCTGCAGAATGTAATCGTCGGCCGATGACAGGGTGAGCACAGGCACCCCGTGCCCGCTGGCCTGCGCCAGCAGGTTCGTGTAGCTGTAGGTCTGCGCCACCTGCTCGAGCGTCTCGCCGGGGTTCGTGGCCTGCATGTCAGCGCGCATCACCTGGTCGATGTACTGCGCGTAGGTGGCCCCGCTCAGTTGCTTCTGCTGCGAGGGCGAGGTATTCGTCGGGATGTGGTAGTGCTCGAGCACCTGCTCGAGGTGATCGCGCGAGGCCATGGTATCGGCCAGGTATTTCTCGACATCGGTGTCCTGCCGCTTCGCGACGTAGCTCTCCCCGATGCGGTCGTAGCCGTAGTAGGTCACCGCGGCCCCGTACGACGCAAGGACCCCGCTCACGTTGTGGGGCGGGTCGTACTGGGTGCGCAGACCGTCAAGGGCCTGCAGGCTGTCGCAGAGGTTCTGCGGCGGCGAGATGGCGACCAGGCTGCCTTGCACGGTCGATGCGCCGGCGCCTGCATCGTGGTCGTGCGCGACCACCGAGGCGCCGAGAAGCGATCCGTAGGAATAGCCCACCGCCGACACGTTCTCGTAGAAGCCAGGGTGACGCTTCTGCAGCGCGTGCAGCACGTCACGCGTCACCTGCGTCTCCCACGGGAGGTTGCCTGGCGCATGCTTTGGAACCGCGCCCAGCCACGTCTTCGACCACGGGTTGGGCATGACGGTGTAGTTCATTCCCCGATCGAGGGCCTGGCTCTTGAGCGCCCGCACCTGCGAGGTGATCGTGGTCGAGCCCAGCCCGGGAAAGATGACCAGCATGGGGGCATCTTTGCCATTCTTCAGGTTGACCTCGACGGGAATCGGCTTCTGGAAAGCCTCGGGCACCGCGATCTTCTCGGTCTTGCCGGTCAGCACGGCGTGGTGTGACGCCCAGACCACCGACGCCACGCTTGCCGCGAACGGATCGAGAGCCGGATAGTCGAGCAGCCGCAGGGCGAGGCGCGCGGTGTCGATGGAGTCGGACACCGCGGATGTCGTGGGCCCCGCAGGGGAGGGCTGGGCTGGCGCCGTCGGACGCGCGGTCGCCGCGTGCGAACCTGAGGCGCGGGAGAAGACCTCGACTGGGCTCGCTGACGCCCCTTCCGAGGCGCGCGCAGGCAGACCTGCTCTCGCCGAGATGTAGCGGGAGAGCGGCGCAAGGCCAGGGAGATTCGCGGATACAGGGGCAGACACGGTCGACAGCTCCTGCAACAGGGGTGGTCTCCTCGACGCGCCCGATGGGCTGCACCAGAGGTTGATCCGGATGATAGAGGGTCGCGCTTACCTCGTCAATCCAGCGTTTCGTGAACGTCTTTCACGTCAATGCGTCACGCGAACCTGAAAACCACCCCTTCGAACGGCATCCGGCTGGCCGTGATCGCCATAAGTTAACATCCGGGTCTGCGCAGACAGCCGCGCGCGTCTACTCCGCGGGCGCAAGCTTGCGCAGCAACCGCAGCGCCGGACCGTCGTCCGGTTGAAGGCGCAGGCAGGCGTTCGCCGCCTCGCGCGCGCCGGCACTGTCTTCGGCCCGCAGGGCGTCGAGGGCCACCTGCCACGATTGCATCAGCGCCGTCGCCTCCGCCCCGACCGACTCGTCGGTCACTCCGACGAGCGCGTAGATGGTGACAGCGTTGTTGCGCCCCTTGACCTGCACGTGATCGAGCTCGCGCAGAACGAAACCCGAGCCCGCGCGCTCAGCCCACGCGTCGGTGACCACGATGGGCACGCCGTACTCCCGGGTCAGGCCCTGCACGCGAGAGCCGAGGTTCACGTTGTCGCCCAGGGCGCCGTACTTCTGTCGCTCGGTCGAGCCGATGCGCCCCACGAGCATGCGCCCGGCGTTGAGCCCGATGCCGATCTCGATGCGCGGGTAGCCCATCGCTTCCCAGCGGGGGCGCTGCTCGGCGAGCAGCCGCTGCATGGCGAGGGCCGCGCGACCCGCGCGGGCAGCGTGATCTGGCTGCAGCTCCGGGGCACCGAAGAGCGCCAGGATCTCGTCACCGATGTACTCGATGATGGTGCCGTCCTCGCTCCGGATGGGGTCGCCCATGAGGTCGAAGTACTCCTTCATGAGGCGCAGCAGTCGAGGCGGCTCCCACTTCTCGGCAAACGTGGTGAACCCGCGGATGTCGGCGAAGAGCACCGTGGCGTCGCGCTCATCCCCCTCGTCGCCCACCGCGCCGGCGAGCATGAGGTCGCGCACGCGGGGATCGATGACGGTACCGAACTCGGCGATCACCGACGCCACCTCGAGAACGATCTCATAGGCCACGCTGATGAGGCCCGCCACCATGGCCCCCGCCGCCACGAGCGCAAAAGCCCGCATCACGTAGGAGGTCTCGTTGCCGATGCGCTCGGCGAACACCGGGTCGTGCGGCGCGACCACCCCCGCGATGCGGTGCAGCCCGACCCGCGCCAGGAACCAGTAGACGCCCAGGTAGGCCGCCACCGAGACCCCGGTGACCTTCCAGGTGAACTGGCGGTCGAAGAGGCTGGCCGAGACGATGATGCACAAGAAGTATGCCAGGGTGACAGGACCATTGAAGACAGAGGCTGCCCCATCGCTGCGCGTCATCGCCGCCACCATCAAGATGAGCGTGGGGGAGAGAAGGATCGGCCAGAGCAGACGCTTGTACCAGGCCCCCGCACCGCCCGCGCTGATGACGCGGGTGGCCGCCCAGCACCACACCCCGACCACCCCGAGCATCGCGAAGGTGGTCTCGCCTCCGGTGAGACGCCCCAACGCCATGAGCACCACGCCGAAGAGCGTGCTCACCAGCATGAGCAGCGCCACCACCTGGAACATCTGCAGAAGGGTCACCCGTACCCGTCGCTCGAGCACCGAGCCGACGATCTCGCGGGTGCGGTCAGACGACGAACGAGCCGGAGCGCGGTCTGGGTCCTGAGATGCCATGAGAATAAGGTTCAAGCCCGTCAGGCCAAAGCCTCTTCGAGCGATCGACAGGGAAGCAGGCTGCCGTCAGCCCGTGACGCGCTCGAGTATCTGGGTCACGGCCGCCGCCATGCGGGCGTCGAGCTCGAGCGCCCGCGGATCTGAAGAGGTCGACGGGAGCGCCCCCCGCAGCGACATGGCCACCGATACCCACCGCGGCTGCTCCCCCGCGCGAGCGAGCTGGAGCTCGACATAGGCGGTATAGACCATCTCGACGGTGCGTCGGGCCTGGCTGTATCCAAAGCCCATCTTCGAGAGCACGACCGGAGCCGTGAT
This window of the Pseudomonadota bacterium genome carries:
- a CDS encoding adenylate/guanylate cyclase domain-containing protein; its protein translation is MASQDPDRAPARSSSDRTREIVGSVLERRVRVTLLQMFQVVALLMLVSTLFGVVLMALGRLTGGETTFAMLGVVGVWCWAATRVISAGGAGAWYKRLLWPILLSPTLILMVAAMTRSDGAASVFNGPVTLAYFLCIIVSASLFDRQFTWKVTGVSVAAYLGVYWFLARVGLHRIAGVVAPHDPVFAERIGNETSYVMRAFALVAAGAMVAGLISVAYEIVLEVASVIAEFGTVIDPRVRDLMLAGAVGDEGDERDATVLFADIRGFTTFAEKWEPPRLLRLMKEYFDLMGDPIRSEDGTIIEYIGDEILALFGAPELQPDHAARAGRAALAMQRLLAEQRPRWEAMGYPRIEIGIGLNAGRMLVGRIGSTERQKYGALGDNVNLGSRVQGLTREYGVPIVVTDAWAERAGSGFVLRELDHVQVKGRNNAVTIYALVGVTDESVGAEATALMQSWQVALDALRAEDSAGAREAANACLRLQPDDGPALRLLRKLAPAE